In Erigeron canadensis isolate Cc75 chromosome 1, C_canadensis_v1, whole genome shotgun sequence, a single window of DNA contains:
- the LOC122602206 gene encoding protein phosphatase 1 regulatory subunit 12A: MKNRSNRLPTISDTPDDWVDESWVVDCVCGVNFDDGEEMVDCDECGVWVHTRCARYVKSEKLFACDKCKGKKLRKENEETEVAQLLVELPTKTMRMENSYSVSCSVQNPFQVWTEVPMEDKVHVQGIPGGDPTLFSGVSSIFGPELWKCTGYVPKKFKYQYREFPCWEDRHDDDDDDDDGGKKIIEDIEKRTSNGADALFSLSKENGRLKSEVNGGGGLDMGPPTTDRKKQEVENHENRRQQSGLRKERSLLKPVVVHSGKQKKYDLKVFKDQNRKRSVKVMEKDRDSKKINHYSSDSVPTKSSDAKQSEPNDGKGLKVFKIDKNSSKRDNSRVVVQTNHKSDHLLDNSNPASIGQPSEDVNDARINPSREAKQMEENDVNQVSPSGQISPKKEDGKAASPLIKNSMQTNTVEHEDGLSVDDVNPSGRSSSRSDETGSNKSNVEKASSAPNGEIHAPIEVKAVEINRAGNTSNIQSDIKQDSSKTLAEDMKIPDDPPSTSSAVKKEDVYMSQKVQNVDKSIPHDNSKADEPDESPGRLSQPKEPMKGPESSTEAHGSSKGQAKSHGTVTSPSGAPNKHNMTVSTVTKSSAGKPSSKPSVPDKARYYSTEDRKLSVKQKGVSDNNTKSKKDIIGDASEKPKKVIRDLPKSPSTSALKSSHLSRSSSAPVSKKNSSDLKDPAFLSSSKTSSVTPDSGDSANSLRSESGTHEQNKSTSEKTSQLSRQPAPKNHLPHVHPMPSTNSPATLSDEELALLLHQELNSSPRVPRVPRMRHAGGLPQLATGTSTSTLMKRTSTSGLKDNGLASRKKNKDLTNNGASNSRESDGPKKVDRMHKVPYSRRHDPVKNGSAKVVPHVDKSAPTASTTVSSGPSSSNEAARSSPQNASDDEPGAVGAPTHRTLPALIAEIMSKGKRMTYEELCNAVLPHWSNLRKHNGERYAYSSHSQAVLDCLRNRSEWSRLVDRGPKTNAGRKRRKSETDTPNLESEEDDYSTDRNTKDNDSSELSKGKQRARKLRRLAQRRGNKDTRTRRRRKAEVVSSDDDDSSSDSSEESEYSDEEMQEGKTSGQNEASGSSDEMETTS; the protein is encoded by the exons ATGAAAAACCGATCGAATCGGTTACCAACGATATCGGACACACCAGATGACTGGGTGGATGAATCTTGGGTGGTGGATTGTGTTTGTGGGGTTAACTTTGATGATGGGGAAGAAATGGTTGATTGTGATGAATGTGGTGTTTGGGTGCATACTAGGTGTGCTAGATATGTTAAGAGCGAAAAATTATTTGCTTGTGATAAGTGTAAAGGTAAGAAACttaggaaagagaatgaggAAACCGAAGTTGCACAATTGTTAGTTGAGTTGCCTACCAAAACTATGAGGATGGAGAACTCATATTCTGTGAGTTGTTCTGTGCAAAATCCGTTTCAAGTTTGGACCGAGGTTCCTATGGAAGATAAAGTGCATGTGCAGGGTATACCTGGTGGTGATCCTACTTTGTTTAGTGGGGTGTCTTCGATTTTTGGTCCTGAGCTTTGGAAGTGTACAGGGTATGTTCCTAAAAAGTTTAAGTATCAATATAGGGAGTTCCCGTGCTGGGAGGATAGGCATGATgacgatgacgatgatgatgatggtggtaaGAAAATTATAGAAGATATTGAAAAGCGTACTAGTAATGGGGCTGATGCATTGTTTTCATTGTCAAAGGAGAATGGTCGATTAAAAAGCGAGGTTAATGGTGGAGGTGGGTTGGATATGGGTCCGCCAACTACTGATAGGAAGAAACAAGAAGTTGAGAATCATGAAAATAGGCGCCAGCAGAGTGGGTTGAGAAAAGAAAGGAGTTTGCTGAAGCCGGTTGTGGTTCATTCAGgcaaacaaaagaaatatgattTGAAGGTGTTCAAGGACCAGAACAGGAAGAGAAGTGTCAAAGTTATGGAGAAAGATAGAGATTCTAAGAAGATAAATCATTATTCTTCTGATTCag TGCCCACCAAATCAAGTGATGCAAAACAATCAGAACCAAATGACGGGAAAGGTCTTAAGGTTTTCAAGATCGATAAGAATAGTTCCAAACGTGATAATTCGAGAGTGGTTGTGCAGACCAATCATAAATCAGACCATCTTCTTGACAATAGCAACCCTGCCTCTATTGGACAACCTTCAGAGGATGTAAATGATGCAAGAATAAATCCCTCAAGAGAAGCAAAACAAATGGAAGAAAATGATGTTAATCAAGTTTCTCCAAGTGGTCAGATTTCTCCTAAAAAAGAAGACGGCAAAGCAGCATCGCCATTGATTAAAAATTCTATGCAAACTAATACCGTAGAACATGAG GATGGCCTTAGTGTTGACGATGTAAATCCCAGTGGAAGAAGTAgcagtagaagtgatgaaactGGGTCCAATAAGAGCAATGTTGAAAAAGCGAGCTCAGCCCCAAATGGCGAAATCCATGCACCAATTGAAGTGAAGGCAGTAGAGATCAATCGTGCTGGAAACACTTCCAATATTCAAAGTGATATAAAGCAGGATAGCTCCAAGACCTTGGCTGAAGATATGAAGATTCCTGATGACCCTCCATCTACAAGCTCTGCGGTGAAGAAAGAAGATGTATACATGTCACAAAAGGTGCAAAATGTTGACAAAAGCATACCGCATGATAATAGTAAAGCAGATGAACCCGATGAATCACCTGGCAGGCTGAGCCAGCCAAAGGAACCCATGAAGGGGCCTGAAAGTTCCACAGAAGCTCATGGTTCTTCAAAAGGCCAAGCCAAATCACATGGAACTGTTACAAGTCCTTCAGGAGCACCTAATAAACATAACATGACGGTATCGACTGTCACGAAGTCTTCTGCTGGAAAACCTTCTTCAAAACCGTCTGTTCCTGATAAGGCGAGATATTATAGCACTGAAGATCGCAAATTAAGTGTCAAACAGAAAGGAGTCTCTGATAATAATACCAAGAGTAAAAAAGATATTATCGGAGATGCTTCTGAGAAGCCTAAGAAAGTAATACGAGACCTTCCAAAATCCCCCTCGACATCTGCCTTAAAATCGTCACATTTGAGTAGGTCCTCAAGTGCTCCTGTTTCCAAGAAGAACTCATCTGATTTGAAGGATCCTGCATTCTTATCGTCCTCTAAAACGTCTTCTGTCACCCCGGATTCCGGTGACTCTGCCAATTCATTGCGGAGTGAGAGTGGTACACATGAACAGAACAAAAGTACTTCAGAAAAGACTAGTCAGCTAAGTAGACAACCTGCACCAAAGAACCATCTACCACATGTTCACCCCATGCCATCTACCAACTCACCTGCAACCTTAAGTGATGAAGAG CTTGCATTACTTTTACACCAAGAACTGAATAGTTCTCCAAGAGTTCCACGGGTGCCACGTATGCGCCATGCTGGAGGCTTACCTCAGCTAGCTACTGGTACATCTACAAGCACACTAATGAAACGGACATCTACTTCTGGATTGAAGGATAATGGGCTGGCatcaagaaagaaaaacaaggaTTTAACTAATAATGGGGCTAGTAATTCTCGTGAGTCTGATGGGCCAAAAAAAGTGGATAGAATGCATAAGGTGCCCTACTCAAGGAGGCATGACCCTGTGAAAAATGGTTCAGCAAAAGTTGTGCCTCATGTTGATAAGAGTGCTCCTACTGCCTCAACAACAGTGAGCAGTGGTCCATCTTCTTCTAATGAAGCTGCACGGAGTTCACCTCAAAATGCATCTGATGATGAGCCTGGTGCAGTTGGGGCTCCTACACATCGTACTTTACCTG CCTTGATTGCCGAAATTATGAGCAAAGGTAAGCGGATGACATATGAAGAACTCTGCAATGCAGTTTTACCG caTTGGTCTAATTTGCGTAAGCATAATGGGGAGCGTTATGCTTATTCCAGTCACTCACAGGCTGTTCTTGACTGCTTGAGGAACCGGAGTGAATGGTCCAGATTGGTTGACCGTGGTCCTAAG ACAAATGCAGGTAGGAAGAGACGCAAATCTGAAACTGATACACCAAATCTTGAATCAGAAGAGGATGATTATAGCACAGACAGAAACACAAAGGACAATGATAGCAGTGAGTTATCAAAGGGGAAACAGAGGGCAAGAAAACTTAGGCGACTTGCTCAAAGAAGAGGAAATAAGGATACTAGAACTAGGAGGAGACGGAAAGCTGAAGTTGTTagtagtgatgatgatgattcttctTCTGATTCTAGCGAAGAAAGTGAATATAGTGATGAAGAAATGCAAGAAGGAAAAACATCGGGTCAAAACGAGGCCTCTGGCAGCTCAGATGAAATGGAAACGACGTCATAA
- the LOC122604510 gene encoding glucan endo-1,3-beta-glucosidase 11-like, which produces MSNFTTHLLHFSAFLLLFSGNLVVFVSSIGVNYGQIANNLPSPDKVVPLVKCIGANKVKLYDSDPKVLKAFANTNIELVVGIGNEYLSKLQDPGEGESWVKTNVQPFLPATKITTIVVGNEVLTFNDTSLSGCLLPAMQSIHTALVNLNLDSKIIVTTTHSLAVLSTSYPPSSGAFRPDLVGSLTQILDFLSKTCSPFMINAYPFFAYKGNPKQVSLDYVLFQPNDGIVDSGNNLHYDNMLFAQIDAVYAALGSVGYKKLPVQISETGWPSKGDDDEVGASPENAKKYNGNLLKIVSQKKGTPAMPDYDLNVFIFALFNENLKPGPTSERNYGLFKPDGTPAYYLGFSGISSRGSSGHNKTITLAPPYILTPGNPSDGYMPISSTGRVGIRISIILLLAMGWISLGFYV; this is translated from the exons ATGTCAAATTTTACCACCCATCTCCTTCACTTTTCCGCCTTCCTTCTCCTCTTCTCCGGTAATCTAGTCGTGTTCGTGTCCTCCATTGGAGTCAACTACGGTCAAATTGCAAACAATCTTCCTTCACCAGATAAAGTAGTACCATTAGTAAAATGCATAGGAGCTAACAAGGTAAAGCTCTATGATTCTGACCCAAAAGTCCTTAAAGCATTTGCAAACACAAACATCGAATTGGTTGTTGGAATTGGTAATGAGTACTTATCAAAATTACAAGACCCTGGGGAGGGTGAATCATGGGTTAAAACCAACGTCCAACCTTTTCTTCCAGCAACTAAAATCACTACCATTGTTGTTGGAAATGAAGTTTTGACATTCAATGATACTTCTCTCTCGGGCTGCTTACTTCCAGCAATGCAGAGTATACACACTGCTTTGGTTAACTTGAATCTTGACTCAAAAATTATTGTCACCACAACACATTCTTTAGCTGTACTTAGTACTTCTTATCCCCCTTCTTCAGGGGCTTTTCGGCCAGATTTAGTTGGTTCTCTTACTCAAATTTTggactttctttcaaaaacgtGTTCTCCTTTTATGATCAATGCTTACCCTTTCTTTGCTTATAAAG GTAATCCTAAGCAGGTGTCACTAGATTATGTTCTGTTTCAGCCGAATGATGGAATAGTTGATTCTGGCAACAATTTGCATTATGACAATATGTTATTTGCACAAATAGATGCGGTGTATGCAGCGCTTGGTTCTGTAGGTTACAAGAAACTTCCAGTTCAGATATCCGAAACGGGCTGGCCATCAAAGGGAGATGACGATGAAGTTGGAGCATCCCCAGAAAATGCCAAGAAGTATAATGGAAATCTATTGAAGATAGTAAGCCAAAAAAAAGGAACACCGGCAATGCCTGACTATGATTTGAATGTTTTCATTTTTGCGTTGTTTAATGAGAATTTGAAGCCTGGGCCAACTTCTGAGAGGAATTATGGTTTGTTTAAGCCTGATGGAACTCCAGCTTATTATCTTGGGTTTTCTGGAATCTCGAGTAGAGGTAGTTCTGGCCATAATAAGACAATAACGTTGGCGCCACCTTATATTTTGACGCCGGGAAACCCCTCGGATGGATATATGCCAATCTCATCCAcg GGAAGAGTTGGCATTAGAATCAGCATCATATTGTTATTGGCAATGGGTTGGATTTCATTGGGTTTCTATGTTTGA